One window of Methanomassiliicoccales archaeon genomic DNA carries:
- the secY gene encoding preprotein translocase subunit SecY gives MAEEKKSRLYGLKPITDRLPAVKKPEGHVHFRTKMVWVIVILVFYFVMTNVFIYGLDQTQTLDIFAQYRAILAGAQGSLMHLGIGPIVTASIIMQLFVGAKIIKLDLTNKEDKAVYQSTQKFLVIIMILVEAVPQVFGYLVPSTNFTSGLNTVFAPGGFIDGHGMAQIIIIIQLFVGSYLVFLMDEVVSKWGIGSGISLFIAAGVAQAIFTGTLNWEQYVSTSPLSLENPPVGTIPKTLYILHESTASSLASGGYERILLQNPNPMIALVGTIVIFMFVAYIESTRIELPLAHGTSRGARGRYPIKLIYASNIPVILMAAVLANVSMFSLLLWNSETLRQIPLIGGQWWLGFFNAGSTTPSGGIAWYLSTPRGAGDWLLPMLSPDRYGSLAGLHNTWQIGAHVIVFFSIMVLGSILFAKFWIQTTNMGPEAVARQIESSGLQIPGFRRDPRVLKRVLERYIPIVTVISGATVGALAAGADLIGTVGNASGTGVLLSVGIMIQFYEAISREQMMEMHPVLRGFFGGEE, from the coding sequence ATGGCGGAAGAAAAGAAGAGCAGGCTTTACGGGCTAAAGCCAATAACGGACAGGCTACCGGCCGTCAAAAAGCCGGAGGGCCACGTCCACTTCAGGACCAAGATGGTATGGGTCATCGTGATCCTCGTCTTCTATTTCGTGATGACCAACGTGTTCATCTACGGTCTTGACCAGACACAGACTTTGGACATCTTCGCCCAATACCGGGCCATCCTGGCAGGCGCACAAGGCTCCTTGATGCATCTGGGCATAGGACCCATCGTCACGGCTTCGATCATCATGCAACTGTTCGTCGGCGCCAAGATCATCAAGCTTGACCTGACGAACAAAGAGGACAAGGCAGTATACCAGAGCACACAGAAGTTCCTCGTCATAATCATGATCCTGGTCGAAGCGGTGCCGCAGGTGTTCGGGTACCTCGTTCCTTCCACCAATTTCACCAGCGGGCTGAACACGGTGTTCGCCCCGGGTGGGTTCATCGACGGCCATGGCATGGCTCAGATAATCATCATCATCCAGCTGTTCGTCGGATCCTATCTGGTGTTCCTCATGGACGAGGTCGTCTCCAAGTGGGGGATAGGAAGTGGGATCTCGCTCTTCATAGCTGCAGGCGTGGCGCAGGCCATATTCACAGGTACGCTCAATTGGGAGCAGTACGTATCGACCAGCCCGCTCAGCCTGGAAAATCCGCCAGTAGGTACGATACCGAAAACGCTTTACATCCTTCACGAAAGTACAGCATCGTCGCTGGCAAGTGGGGGATATGAACGAATATTACTTCAGAATCCCAATCCGATGATCGCGTTAGTGGGAACGATAGTGATCTTCATGTTCGTCGCCTACATCGAGTCCACCAGGATCGAGCTGCCGTTGGCGCACGGCACGTCCAGGGGAGCTCGCGGCCGCTATCCGATCAAGCTGATCTATGCGTCCAACATCCCGGTCATCCTGATGGCCGCCGTGCTGGCGAACGTCAGCATGTTCAGTTTACTTCTTTGGAACAGCGAGACGCTACGACAGATCCCGCTCATCGGCGGACAGTGGTGGCTAGGCTTCTTCAATGCCGGGTCCACGACCCCGTCCGGAGGCATCGCCTGGTATCTGTCGACTCCTCGGGGGGCGGGTGATTGGCTTCTGCCGATGCTGAGCCCCGATAGGTATGGCAGCCTGGCCGGTTTGCACAACACTTGGCAGATCGGAGCGCACGTGATCGTGTTCTTCAGCATAATGGTGCTCGGTTCGATACTGTTCGCCAAGTTCTGGATTCAGACCACCAACATGGGCCCGGAGGCCGTGGCCAGGCAGATCGAGTCCTCGGGACTGCAGATACCCGGGTTCAGGCGCGATCCCAGAGTGCTCAAGAGGGTGCTGGAGCGTTATATCCCGATAGTGACCGTCATATCCGGTGCGACCGTGGGAGCTCTGGCCGCAGGGGCGGACCTGATCGGTACGGTCGGTAATGCCAGCGGTACCGGTGTGCTGCTGTCGGTCGGTATCATGATCCAGTTCTATGAGGCGATAAGCCGGGAACAGATGATGGAGATGCATCCAGTGCTGAGAGGATTCTTCGGAGGCGAGGAGTAA
- a CDS encoding uL15 family ribosomal protein — MVSRTDKFRGSRTHGRGKKSGRGAGKHGGTGNAGLHKHKAQHMLKYMPDHFGRHGFKRPQSMVGAKITMNVCDIDQGVETLVKDGSAQKQGETYTLNLTELGIEKLLGSGKIGVAVEITVAEATETAKQKVEMAGGHILLPQ; from the coding sequence ATGGTTAGCAGAACCGATAAGTTCAGGGGCAGCAGGACCCACGGCCGCGGCAAGAAGAGCGGAAGGGGAGCGGGCAAGCACGGAGGTACGGGCAACGCCGGATTGCACAAGCACAAGGCGCAGCACATGCTGAAGTATATGCCGGACCACTTCGGCCGCCACGGCTTCAAGAGGCCACAGAGCATGGTGGGCGCTAAGATCACCATGAACGTCTGCGACATCGACCAGGGCGTCGAGACACTGGTAAAGGACGGCTCGGCCCAGAAGCAGGGCGAGACGTACACCCTTAACCTGACGGAGCTGGGCATCGAAAAGCTGCTCGGTTCCGGCAAGATCGGGGTCGCAGTCGAGATCACGGTGGCGGAAGCCACGGAGACCGCAAAGCAGAAGGTTGAAATGGCTGGCGGCCATATCCTCCTACCGCAGTAA
- a CDS encoding 50S ribosomal protein L30 gives MAFAVIRVRGHSRVNGDIEDTMKMLRLTRINHCVVLPQTADIQGMLFKVKDYVTWGEVTEETLARMIKFRGRINGDKPIDDAVVKENIEFSSILSFARAVTKGEVRYSDMKNIKPLFRLAPPKKGYGGSKRAYQAGGALGYRGKEINEIIERMM, from the coding sequence ATGGCATTCGCAGTCATCAGGGTGCGCGGGCACTCCCGCGTCAATGGGGACATAGAGGACACCATGAAGATGCTCCGCCTAACTCGGATCAACCACTGTGTGGTGCTGCCGCAGACGGCGGACATACAGGGCATGCTCTTCAAGGTGAAGGACTATGTCACCTGGGGCGAGGTCACGGAAGAGACCTTGGCCAGAATGATCAAGTTCAGGGGCCGCATCAACGGCGACAAGCCCATCGACGACGCGGTGGTCAAGGAGAACATCGAGTTCTCCTCGATCCTTTCGTTCGCCCGGGCGGTCACCAAGGGCGAGGTTCGGTACTCGGACATGAAGAACATCAAGCCACTGTTCCGTCTGGCACCTCCGAAGAAAGGATACGGCGGAAGCAAGCGGGCATACCAAGCCGGCGGTGCCCTCGGCTATCGTGGCAAGGAAATAAACGAGATCATCGAGAGGATGATGTAA
- a CDS encoding 30S ribosomal protein S5, translated as MEWVPKTRLGHMVLSGEVTSMSQALATKLPLREAEIVDILLPDLKDEVIDVNIVQRMTDSGRRVKFRITCVVGNGDGFIGIGRCKGKEVGPSIRKAIDNAKLNIIEIKRGCGSWECGCGTPHSLPFEVMGKSGSVEVILKPAPRGISLAVGDVAKSILTLAGVKDSWGYAKGHTKTTVNYAQATYNALKKTTEMRVTEDQEKRLKIVSGPVQMHVAQTAVDTMAGPAEAKGA; from the coding sequence ATGGAATGGGTTCCAAAGACCAGGCTCGGACACATGGTCCTCTCAGGAGAGGTCACCAGCATGAGCCAGGCGCTAGCCACGAAGCTACCGCTGCGTGAGGCGGAGATCGTGGACATACTATTGCCGGACCTCAAGGACGAGGTCATCGATGTCAACATCGTGCAAAGGATGACCGACTCTGGAAGAAGGGTCAAGTTCAGGATAACCTGCGTGGTCGGAAACGGCGACGGGTTCATCGGCATCGGCCGCTGCAAGGGCAAGGAGGTCGGACCGTCGATCCGGAAGGCCATCGACAACGCCAAGCTGAACATCATCGAGATCAAGCGCGGCTGCGGTTCGTGGGAATGCGGCTGCGGTACGCCGCACTCGCTGCCGTTCGAGGTCATGGGCAAGTCCGGCTCCGTCGAGGTCATACTCAAGCCGGCACCGAGGGGCATCTCATTGGCCGTCGGCGATGTCGCCAAGAGCATCCTGACCCTGGCCGGCGTGAAGGATTCCTGGGGATATGCCAAGGGCCACACCAAGACCACCGTCAACTATGCGCAGGCAACCTACAACGCGCTGAAGAAGACCACCGAGATGCGTGTCACCGAAGACCAGGAAAAGAGGCTCAAGATCGTCTCTGGACCGGTACAGATGCACGTCGCCCAGACGGCCGTCGACACGATGGCGGGCCCGGCGGAAGCGAAGGGAGCGTGA
- a CDS encoding 50S ribosomal protein L18 — MATGPRYKVAFRRRREGRTDYRQRARLLRARIPRAVVRNSLRHTSIQIIAYDAAGDRVLATAHSRELVDLGWNKATGNLPAAYLTGYMAGKRAKKNGITECVLDIGLKVPAKGAAVFAALKGMVDAGVAIPHGKEILPSQDRLNGAHIGEDVAKLVQEVKNRMEAA; from the coding sequence ATGGCAACGGGACCGAGATATAAGGTGGCCTTCCGCCGCAGGCGTGAGGGCAGGACAGATTACAGGCAGAGGGCCAGGCTGCTGCGGGCAAGGATCCCGAGGGCAGTGGTAAGGAACTCTCTGCGCCACACCAGCATACAGATCATCGCCTACGATGCGGCCGGAGACAGGGTCTTGGCCACGGCACACTCGCGCGAGCTGGTGGACCTGGGCTGGAACAAGGCCACCGGTAACCTGCCGGCAGCCTACCTGACCGGCTACATGGCCGGAAAGCGGGCCAAGAAGAACGGCATCACCGAGTGCGTGCTCGATATCGGGCTCAAGGTGCCGGCAAAGGGAGCGGCGGTCTTCGCAGCCCTCAAGGGCATGGTGGACGCTGGCGTTGCCATCCCGCACGGAAAGGAGATCCTTCCGTCCCAGGACCGGCTGAACGGCGCGCACATCGGAGAGGATGTCGCGAAACTAGTACAGGAAGTCAAGAACCGCATGGAGGCTGCTTAA
- a CDS encoding 50S ribosomal protein L19e: MDLKNQKRMAAEILKCGHSRVWLDPNRIEDIADAITRADIRTAIESGTIRALPQKGISRGRARYMAAQKAKGRRRGQGSRKGTGGARTPRKRRWIQTIRPIRVELAKLRDEGTITKAVYREFYMKAKGGMFKSRNNLLMHLKTAGYLKEAN; this comes from the coding sequence ATGGATCTGAAGAATCAAAAGCGCATGGCGGCCGAGATCCTCAAATGCGGACACTCGCGTGTCTGGCTCGACCCGAACAGGATCGAGGATATCGCAGACGCCATTACCCGGGCGGACATAAGGACGGCCATCGAATCCGGGACCATCCGCGCGCTCCCTCAGAAGGGAATCTCCCGTGGCAGGGCCAGATACATGGCGGCCCAAAAGGCCAAGGGACGCAGGCGTGGACAGGGCAGCAGGAAGGGTACCGGAGGTGCCCGTACCCCAAGGAAGAGAAGGTGGATACAGACTATCCGCCCGATCCGCGTCGAGCTGGCTAAGCTCCGCGACGAGGGGACAATAACCAAAGCGGTCTACAGGGAGTTCTACATGAAGGCCAAGGGCGGCATGTTCAAGAGCAGGAACAATCTCCTGATGCACCTGAAGACCGCGGGATACCTCAAGGAGGCTAACTGA
- a CDS encoding 50S ribosomal protein L32e has protein sequence MAKNKKEIKELADLPYYREEYTAQLEKMGINDLPELLAALKDSKKKQKIVDDLEGVGDKIADHWIEVMEPEESTALATKESKTEIIEEADAEVVEKGAYIAKIKPVLSAEVKSMLEKRAEISGRRPEFLRQEWFRYAKLGKKWRKPRGMHSKMRRHYKYRPTIVSIGFRGPALVRGLASSGFIEVLVYNPSNLDVIDPKTQAAKIGGTVGGKKRAAIIEKADQLKIRVLNR, from the coding sequence ATGGCCAAGAACAAGAAGGAAATAAAGGAGCTGGCGGACCTACCGTACTACCGCGAGGAGTACACCGCCCAGCTCGAGAAGATGGGCATCAATGACCTGCCTGAGCTGCTGGCGGCGCTCAAGGACAGCAAGAAGAAACAGAAGATAGTCGATGACCTCGAGGGTGTCGGCGACAAGATAGCCGACCACTGGATCGAGGTCATGGAACCGGAAGAGTCCACCGCTCTGGCGACCAAGGAGTCCAAGACCGAGATCATCGAGGAGGCAGACGCCGAGGTCGTGGAGAAAGGAGCTTACATCGCCAAGATCAAGCCCGTTCTCTCCGCCGAGGTCAAGTCCATGCTCGAGAAGCGCGCGGAGATCTCTGGGCGCAGGCCGGAGTTCCTCCGTCAGGAGTGGTTCCGGTACGCAAAGCTCGGCAAGAAGTGGAGAAAACCGAGGGGAATGCACTCGAAGATGAGAAGGCACTACAAGTACAGGCCCACCATCGTCTCGATCGGATTCCGCGGACCGGCATTGGTACGTGGACTGGCATCCTCCGGGTTCATAGAGGTATTGGTGTACAACCCGTCGAACCTCGACGTTATCGACCCGAAGACCCAGGCGGCCAAGATCGGCGGCACCGTCGGCGGGAAGAAGAGGGCGGCAATCATAGAGAAGGCGGACCAGCTGAAGATCCGCGTATTGAACAGGTAA
- a CDS encoding 50S ribosomal protein L6 → MTVSGYIEEKIEIPKDVKVTVENGIIALKGKNGQLSRNFSHPKVKLTIADNHVIVSSEMPKVREKAIVGTFAAHVRNMIVGVTIGYEYKMKIVYSHFPIKAAVKGNKFSIENFLGEKAPRSANIIGETKVKVAGAEVLLTGADLEQVSQTAANIERATRIRGFDPRVFQDGIYITEKAGRAI, encoded by the coding sequence ATGACGGTAAGCGGATACATCGAGGAAAAGATCGAGATCCCTAAGGACGTGAAGGTCACCGTTGAGAACGGGATAATCGCGCTCAAGGGAAAGAACGGTCAGCTGTCAAGGAACTTTTCCCACCCCAAGGTAAAGCTAACCATCGCCGACAACCATGTGATCGTCAGCAGCGAGATGCCGAAGGTGCGCGAGAAGGCCATCGTCGGTACCTTTGCCGCCCATGTCAGGAACATGATCGTCGGAGTCACGATCGGCTACGAGTACAAGATGAAGATCGTCTACTCCCACTTCCCCATCAAGGCGGCAGTGAAGGGCAACAAGTTCTCCATCGAGAACTTCCTCGGGGAGAAGGCTCCCCGCAGCGCGAACATCATAGGAGAGACCAAGGTCAAGGTCGCAGGTGCAGAAGTACTGCTGACCGGAGCTGACCTGGAACAGGTCTCCCAGACCGCGGCGAACATAGAAAGGGCCACCAGGATCAGGGGATTCGATCCCAGGGTCTTCCAGGATGGCATATACATCACCGAGAAGGCAGGGAGGGCTATCTAA
- a CDS encoding 30S ribosomal protein S8, which translates to MQNDPLNDAMSTIKNAATVGKSECQIKPSSKLIGRVLKVMQENGYINQFEFVEDGKAGVFKVKMQGKINNCGVIKPRYSVKKVDLETFEARYLPAQDFGVLIVSTTEGVISHVKAKELGVGGKLLAFVY; encoded by the coding sequence ATGCAGAACGACCCATTAAATGATGCAATGTCAACAATCAAGAATGCGGCGACAGTGGGAAAGAGCGAGTGCCAGATAAAGCCATCCTCTAAGCTCATCGGCCGCGTGCTCAAGGTCATGCAAGAAAACGGCTACATTAACCAGTTCGAGTTCGTCGAAGATGGTAAGGCCGGTGTCTTCAAGGTCAAGATGCAGGGAAAGATCAACAACTGCGGAGTCATCAAGCCGCGCTACTCGGTCAAGAAGGTAGACCTCGAGACGTTCGAGGCCAGGTACCTCCCTGCCCAGGATTTCGGCGTTTTGATCGTCTCGACCACCGAGGGCGTAATCAGCCACGTGAAAGCAAAGGAATTGGGCGTCGGCGGCAAGCTGCTGGCGTTCGTGTACTGA
- a CDS encoding 30S ribosomal protein S14, with protein sequence MTKPKKVFGRTIGCTRCGRKRGIVRRYGMHLCRQCFREVAPQIGFKKYS encoded by the coding sequence GTGACGAAGCCAAAGAAAGTGTTCGGCAGGACCATAGGCTGCACGCGCTGCGGAAGGAAGCGCGGAATAGTTAGGAGGTACGGCATGCACCTGTGCAGGCAGTGTTTCCGTGAAGTCGCGCCGCAGATCGGGTTTAAGAAGTACTCGTGA
- a CDS encoding 50S ribosomal protein L5 has protein sequence MSDEKNVMREPRIEKIVVNIGVGEAGERLQKAEKVLEMVTKQKPKTTFAKVTNRDLGVREGMPIGVKVTLRGELADDFLNRALTIREGRLARYSFDQEGNLSFGVSDYTDFAGMRYDPEIGIFGMDVCVSIQRPGRRITRRRIMKKKLPKEHRMTRDEAVNFMKEKYKAEVVE, from the coding sequence ATGAGCGACGAAAAGAACGTGATGCGCGAGCCGCGCATCGAGAAGATCGTCGTCAACATCGGCGTCGGCGAGGCCGGCGAGCGTCTCCAGAAGGCCGAGAAGGTCCTGGAGATGGTCACCAAGCAGAAGCCGAAGACCACCTTCGCCAAGGTGACCAACAGGGACCTGGGCGTTCGTGAGGGCATGCCGATCGGTGTCAAGGTAACGCTGCGCGGAGAGCTGGCGGATGATTTCCTGAACCGGGCGCTCACCATCCGGGAGGGGCGGCTCGCTCGCTACTCCTTCGACCAGGAAGGCAACCTGTCCTTCGGGGTCAGTGACTACACCGACTTCGCGGGAATGAGATATGACCCAGAGATAGGCATCTTTGGTATGGACGTCTGCGTGTCGATCCAGAGGCCCGGAAGGCGGATCACCCGGCGCCGCATAATGAAGAAGAAGCTGCCGAAGGAGCACCGGATGACCCGGGACGAGGCAGTAAATTTCATGAAAGAGAAGTACAAAGCGGAGGTGGTCGAGTGA
- a CDS encoding 30S ribosomal protein S4e gives MSNDMKRLTAPRSWPVPRKSHVWITSPSPGPHSIDVSMPIMIIIRDMLHLADTAAEGVKLLHAREIKVDGRVVTNHRFPVGLMDVVSIQKLGQNYRMVLDENDKMRLVSIPNGKEAWKLCRVEKKTTLPGGKTQLNLHDGRNVIVAKDGWKSGDVVKLEIPSQKILETYKLTKGNMVLVIAGAHAGRLEAVEEYIVTRSSAPNLVKFKDGTTTVKNNVFVVGAKVPEINLPEASAL, from the coding sequence ATGAGCAACGATATGAAGAGACTGACCGCTCCCCGCAGCTGGCCAGTACCAAGGAAGTCCCATGTGTGGATCACAAGCCCGAGCCCGGGACCGCACTCGATCGATGTCAGCATGCCGATCATGATCATCATCCGTGACATGCTCCATCTGGCCGACACCGCGGCGGAAGGCGTCAAGCTGTTGCATGCCCGCGAGATAAAGGTCGATGGGCGCGTAGTCACCAACCACCGTTTCCCGGTCGGACTGATGGACGTAGTGTCCATCCAGAAGCTCGGACAGAACTACCGGATGGTCCTCGATGAGAACGACAAGATGCGTCTGGTCTCGATCCCGAACGGGAAAGAGGCCTGGAAGCTGTGCCGCGTCGAGAAGAAGACCACCCTGCCGGGCGGAAAGACCCAGCTGAACCTCCACGACGGACGCAACGTCATCGTGGCCAAGGACGGCTGGAAGTCCGGAGACGTCGTTAAGCTGGAGATTCCGTCCCAGAAGATACTGGAGACCTACAAGCTGACCAAGGGCAACATGGTCCTGGTTATCGCCGGTGCCCACGCTGGCCGGCTGGAAGCGGTCGAGGAGTACATCGTCACCCGTTCGTCGGCCCCGAACCTGGTCAAGTTCAAGGACGGGACGACCACGGTGAAGAACAACGTATTCGTCGTCGGCGCCAAGGTGCCGGAGATCAACCTACCGGAGGCTAGCGCACTATGA
- the rplX gene encoding 50S ribosomal protein L24 has protein sequence MEKSKQARKQRKALYNAPTHVKGKTVSSHLSTELAADVGRRSVRVVKGDTVKIVRGDAAILGLEGKVTEVKTDSGRIIIEGVTVKKADAKMESRSVHASNCVVTKLELKDQWRKDKLQKKEASS, from the coding sequence ATGGAAAAGAGCAAACAAGCAAGGAAGCAGAGGAAGGCACTGTACAACGCCCCGACGCATGTGAAGGGGAAGACGGTCTCTTCACACCTCAGCACGGAACTGGCCGCGGACGTAGGCAGGCGTTCGGTCAGGGTCGTCAAGGGCGACACCGTCAAGATCGTACGCGGCGACGCGGCGATCCTGGGGCTGGAAGGAAAGGTCACTGAAGTGAAGACTGACAGCGGCCGGATCATAATCGAAGGCGTCACCGTCAAGAAGGCGGACGCCAAGATGGAGAGCCGCTCGGTACACGCATCTAACTGCGTGGTCACCAAGCTGGAACTCAAAGATCAGTGGAGAAAGGACAAGCTCCAGAAGAAGGAGGCATCCTCATGA
- a CDS encoding 50S ribosomal protein L14: MKGIAGNQTRGVCTGTILTVIDNTGAKTISVIAVPGYHGVVRRYPSAGVGDIVVASVKKGTPEMRRQVIYAVIVRQRRPFRRADGTWVQFEDNAAVITTEEGETKGSDIKGAVAREAAERWPRIAATASTII, from the coding sequence ATGAAGGGAATTGCGGGCAACCAGACCAGAGGCGTATGCACCGGCACGATCCTCACTGTCATCGACAACACCGGCGCGAAGACCATCTCGGTCATAGCGGTCCCGGGATATCACGGCGTAGTAAGGCGCTACCCGTCCGCAGGCGTCGGCGACATCGTCGTCGCGTCGGTCAAGAAGGGAACACCAGAGATGAGGCGCCAGGTCATATACGCGGTCATCGTCCGGCAGAGGCGCCCGTTCAGGCGCGCTGACGGCACATGGGTTCAGTTCGAGGACAACGCGGCCGTCATTACTACAGAGGAAGGAGAGACCAAGGGCAGCGACATCAAGGGTGCAGTCGCCAGGGAGGCCGCCGAGAGGTGGCCCCGTATCGCAGCCACGGCCTCGACGATTATCTGA
- a CDS encoding 30S ribosomal protein S17, producing MNGEVKDIGIDVKAPTATCDDKNCPFHGVLPVRGQIIDGTVISVKMNKSAVVERKYLKYDQKYERYSKRTSHYTVHNPACLGVKPGDQVRIAECRPLSKTVSFVIIEKR from the coding sequence ATGAATGGTGAGGTTAAAGATATCGGCATTGATGTTAAGGCCCCGACGGCCACCTGCGACGACAAGAACTGCCCCTTCCACGGCGTGTTGCCAGTGAGGGGACAGATCATCGACGGGACAGTAATCTCCGTCAAGATGAACAAGTCGGCAGTGGTCGAGAGGAAATATTTGAAGTATGACCAGAAGTACGAAAGGTACTCGAAGAGGACCAGCCACTACACAGTCCACAACCCGGCCTGCCTAGGCGTCAAGCCAGGCGACCAGGTGCGCATTGCGGAGTGCAGGCCCCTCAGCAAGACGGTATCGTTCGTGATCATCGAGAAGAGGTGA
- a CDS encoding ribonuclease P protein subunit codes for MDKRDFMKQEFIGLEVEVVSSAHPGYRMSGVVVDESKNTLSIEHDGKARTVPKKGNGFQFTYGSEKITVMGSEIQHRPEDRIKKTR; via the coding sequence ATGGATAAAAGGGATTTCATGAAACAGGAATTCATCGGTCTGGAAGTTGAGGTCGTGTCGTCGGCACATCCTGGTTACAGGATGAGCGGCGTCGTGGTGGACGAGAGCAAGAACACCCTCTCGATCGAACACGACGGAAAGGCGAGGACGGTCCCCAAGAAAGGCAACGGATTCCAGTTCACATACGGAAGCGAAAAGATCACAGTAATGGGATCAGAGATTCAGCACCGACCGGAAGATCGGATCAAGAAGACGAGGTGA